One stretch of Lemur catta isolate mLemCat1 chromosome 2, mLemCat1.pri, whole genome shotgun sequence DNA includes these proteins:
- the ADGRF4 gene encoding adhesion G protein-coupled receptor F4, which yields MKSQATMICCLMLFLATDSSYYRSKIHIKVGDKFRNSEGKPKTGRIQEKCQGPCVSSSNCSQPCAKHFRGEIGFTCNKKQWQKSTETCTSLSVETLFKDSNGASSLSVASAWIPLHLLDFRSPDPIESVAQGIRKHCPIDYACIIDVVKSSEATSGNIAFIVQLLKNISTDLSDNVTQEKMKSYSEVANHILDTAAISNWAFIPDKNAGSDLLQSVNLFARQLRIHNESENIVDELFIQTKAFHLNHNTSEKSFSFSMRTKNATEGILGMVEIPRQELWKLWPNASQAIGIAFPTLGAILKEAHLQNVSLPRPINSLVLSVALPERLKEIVLTFEKINKSHNTRAQCVGWHSRKRRWDERACDTTLDVKNTVKCRCNYTNLVMSFSILMSPKSVTDKILDYITCIGLSVSILSLVLCLLIEATVWSRVVVTEISYMRHVCIVNIAVSLLTANVWFIIGSNFHVKARDYNWCVAVTFFSHFFYLSLFFWMLFKALLIIYGILVIFHRMMKSRMMVIGFATGYGCPLVIAVTTVAITEPEKGYVRPDACWLNWDNTKALLAFTIPALAIVAVNLIVVLVVAVNTQRPSIGSSKSQDVAIIMRISKNVAILTPLLGLTWGFGIATLVEGTSWTFHIIFAVLNAFQGFFILLFGTISDHKIRDALKMRMSSLKGKSRAAENASLSPTNGSKVLNR from the exons ATGAAGTCCCAGGCAACCATGATTTGCTGCTTAATGTTATTTCTGGCCACAGACTCTTCCTACTATAGATCCAAGATTCACATAAAA GTTGGAGATAAATTTCGTAATTCTGAAGGGAAACCCAAGACTGGAAGGATACAAG aaaaatgccAGGGACCTTGCGTCTCTTCTTCCAACTGCAGCCAaccctgtgctaagcactttcgTGGAGAAATAGGAtttacatgtaacaaaaaacagTGGCAAAAATCAACTGAAACATGTACAAGCCTTTCTGTGGAGACACTCTTCAAG gactCAAATGGCGCATCTAGCCTTTCTGTAGCATCAGCATGGATACCTCTGCACCTTCTTGACTTTCGATCTCCAGATCCCATTGAGAGTGTAGCTCAAGGAATCCGCAAACACTGCCCCATTGATTATGCCTGCATCATTGATGTTGTGAAATCATCAGAAGCCACATCTGGGAATATTGCATTTATAGTgcagttattaaaaaatatttctacagaCTTGTCTGATAATGTGACCCAAGAAAAAATGAAG AGCTATAGTGAAGTGGCCAACCACATCCTCGACACTGCAGCCATCTCAAACTGGGCTTTCATCCCTGACAAAAACGCCGGCTCGGATTTGCTGCAGTCAGTGAATTTGTTTGCCAGGCAACTCCGCATTCACAATGAGTCTGAGAACATCGTGGATGAACTCTTCATTCAAACAAAGGCGTTTCACCTCAACCACAATACCTCTGAGAAAAGTTTCAGTTTCTCCATGAGGACGAAGAATGCAACAGAAGGTATCTTAGGAATGGTGGAAATTCCCAGGCAAGAGCTGTGGAAACTGTGGCCGAATGCATCTCAAGCCATTGGCATAGCTTTCCCAACCTTGGGGGCCATTCTGAAAGAGGCCCACTTGCAAAATGTGAGTCTTCCCAGACCCATAAACAGTCTGGTCCTATCAGTGGCTTTACCTGAAAGATTGAAAGAAATCGTACTCacctttgaaaagatcaataaatccCACAATACCAGGGCCCAGTGTGTGGGCTGGCACTCCAGGAAAAGGAGGTGGGATGAGAGAGCATGTGACACAACGTTGGATGTTAAGAACACAGTGAAATGCCGCTGTAACTACACCAATCTGGTGATGTCTTTTTCTATTCTAATGTCCCCCAAATCTGTGACGGACAAAATCCTGGACTATATCACCTGCATTGGGCTCAGTGTCTCGATCCTTAGCTTGGTTCTTTGCCTGCTTATTGAGGCCACAGTGTGGTCCCGGGTGGTTGTGACAGAGATATCATATATGCGTCATGTGTGCATCGTGAACATAGCAGTCTCGCTCCTCACTGCTAACGTGTGGTTCATCATAGGCTCTAACTTTCACGTAAAGGCTCGGGATTACAACTGGTGTGTTGCAGTGACATTTTTCAGCCACTTTTTTtacctctctctgtttttctggaTGCTCTTCAAAGCACTGCTCATCATTTATGGAATACTGGTCATTTTCCATAGGATGATGAAGTCCCGAATGATGGTCATTGGCTTTGCCACTGGCTACGGGTGCCCGTTGGTCATTGCTGTCACCACAGTTGCTATCACAGAGCCAGAGAAAGGCTACGTGAGACCTGATGCCTGTTGGCTTAACTGGGACAATACCAAAGCCCTTTTAGCTTTTACCATCCCAGCCTTGGCCATTGTGGCTGtgaatctcattgtggttttagttgtTGCTGTCAACACTCAGAGGCCCTCTATCGGCAGTTCCAAGTCTCAGGATGTGGCCATTATTATGAGGATCAGCAAAAATGTGGCCATTCTCACCCCGTTGCTGGGACTGACCTGGGGTTTTGGAATAGCCACTCTCGTAGAAGGCACTTCTTGGACGTTCCATATAATCTTTGCCGTGCTCAATGCTTTCCAG GGTTTTTTCATCTTGCTGTTTGGAACCATTTCAGATCACAAG ATAAGAGATGCTTTGAAGATGAGGATGTCTTCACTAAAGGGGAAATCGAGGGCAGCAGAG aATGCATCATTAAGCCCAACCAATGGATCTAAAGTACTGAATCGTTGA